The following coding sequences are from one Melanotaenia boesemani isolate fMelBoe1 chromosome 19, fMelBoe1.pri, whole genome shotgun sequence window:
- the LOC121629811 gene encoding interleukin-6 receptor subunit beta-like gives MVSVRLLLLSGFACLATAFTAADASGHVSHLVVTPQSPVLEIGTNFTATCTIVDTDEITVDDLYWRLSNTNIPEEHYKKINRTLSVTFPVRSEKAEWLICQLKRPHQVIWYEGKFIQGIWLRTGYRPGKPENLSCKAFQEKSSISPIITCEWEVTGRQTKDVPTTYMLIATYGNDKKSTSTPNTKAQLSLSTFPDFMLLDIWVEARNDLGMVSSELLKIESNCIVKPNPPSEVKVISEKEFPSSLLINWTHSLNVYSITCQIRYCTSGSHMWTYVPLADIVSPIKSFRLQDLHPYTDYVIQLRGKMNGNDCGYWSNWSTNMTKRTPEDIPSSKPDLWSTIVESGPNKRQVKLIAKDPQRANGNIRGFDISILYHKHGNPELESIPVNRSEEDSRSSHRRVNELKEISLADNESVLVAVTANNSVGTSPKAYLGIPAKSNRPTPVKDLKVWSHEGQLYLEWKLANNTTVSEYVIEWIKDDGTMWPNWQREAGSVRQTTIKGELERFVCYNVSVYPIRSRWVRKPARLQAFLEEGA, from the exons ATGGTGTCCGTCAGGCTGCTCCTACTGTCTGGGTTTGCTTGCCTCGCCACTGCCTTCACCGCTGCGGACG cTTCAGGACATGTCAGCCACCTGGTGGTTACTCCACAGAGTCCAGTGCTGGAGATCGGGACAAACTTCACAGCTACGTGCACGATCGTTGACACAGATGAAATCACTGTGGATGATCTCTACTGGCGGCTGTCTAATACTAACATACCTGAGGAACACTACAAGAAGATCAACAGAACACTTAGTGTCACTTTCCCCGTCAGAAGTGAAAAAGCTGAATGGTTGATATGTCAACTAAAGAGGCCCCACCAGGTCATCTGGTATGAAGGCAAATTCATTCAAGGAATATGGCTTAGAACCGGCT ATCGTCCAGGGAAGCCGGAGAATCTGTCGTGTAAAGCATTTCAGGAGAAGTCCTCCATCTCTCCAATCATCACTTGTGAATGGGAGGTCACCGGACGTCAAACCAAAGACGTTCCTACAACATACATGCTGATAGCTACATATGGCAA TGATAAGAAGAGTACCTCAACACCAAACACCAAAGCCCAACTGTCTCTGAGCACCTTCCCCGATTTTATGTTGCTGGACATTTGGGTGGAAGCGCGTAATGATCTGGGGATGGTTTCATCTGAGCTTCTGAAAATCGAATCTAACTGCATTG TGAAAccaaaccctccatcagaagTGAAAGTCATTTCAGAGAAGGAGTTTCCTTCCTCTCTTCTCATAAACTGGACCCATTCTCTTAATGTTTACTCGATTACTTGTCAAATTCGATACTGCACAAGTGGATCTCACATGTGGACCTAC GTTCCTCTTGCAGACATTGTCTCTCCTATAAAGTCCTTCAGACTCCAGGACCTCCACCCTTACACAGATTATGTCATTCAGCTACGCGGCAAAATGAATGGGAACGACTGCGGGTACTGGAGCAACTGGAGCACCAATATGACCAAAAGAACCCCAGAAGATA TACCATCAAGTAAACCGGATTTATGGAGCACCATTGTTGAGAGTGGCCCAAATAAACGACAAGTGAAGTTGATTGCGAAG GATCCTCAAAGAGCGAATGGGAATATAAGAGGATTTGACATATCCATTCTATACCACAAGCATGGAAATCCTGAACTGGAGAGTATCCCAGTCAACAGGTCCGAGGAAGACAGCCGCTCCAGTCACAGAAGAGTCAATGAACTTAAAGAGATCTCCCTGGCTGACAATGAGTCTGTATTAGTTGCTGTCACTGCAAATAATTCTGTGGGGACATCTCCTAAGGCGTACTTGGGCATCCCTGCTAAATCAAACA GGCCTACCCCAGTGAAGGACCTGAAGGTCTGGTCTCATGAGGGTCAGTTGTACCTGGAGTGGAAACTGGCAAATAACACGACTGTATCAGAATATGTGATCGAGTGGATCAAGGATGATGGAACAATGTGGCCAAACTGGCAGAGAGAAGCTGGATCAGTCCGACAAACTACAATTAAAG GAGAGCTGGAGCGTTTTGTTTGCTACAACGTGTCCGTGTATCCCATACGCTCCCGATGGGTCAGGAAACCAGCTCGACTACAAGCCTTTCTGGAAGAAGGAG CTTGA